Below is a genomic region from Rosa chinensis cultivar Old Blush chromosome 5, RchiOBHm-V2, whole genome shotgun sequence.
tttagtaacatcgatttccattttggaactgatgtctggtactcagtaacatatcgttttcgacaaaaaatcgatgtctgtatatttcagtaacatcgattttcattttggaactgatgtatctgtattactagacatcagtttttatggttaaaactgatttcaactttatatccaGACATCACATTCTATAAAGAggatgatgtccacaaaatatATAGCTGCTGTTATAAATTGCAATTTCGATAGTTGACAagagtgatttgaatattgagcTATTATATCTGAAATCATCATCCTTAATAGTTTACAAAATgggcaaaataaaaccccaattcacctactacaaggctagcctaGCAATTAGTATTCATGTTTGTTCATAATTGCTACAAAAATGTAAATTAAAAGCTAGCCTAACTCAAAAAAGAGGCTGGCTTTCCCAACTTCTTGAATACAAGCAACCCCCATTACACCTGACAATCCTGCACATCACAGCACAATACTCAATCAAGATTGGTGTTCTTGGTGTGCGGTGCAGACAACTAATGGCTTGACAGATGACCGAAGAGACTCTGGTCCTTCTGCGGATATTCTCTTGCACACTGCATCACAGTTGCTAATAACCTCCGTCAACCTTCCTTTAAGTTCCCCAATCTCTACCTGCAGTGCATGAACTGTGTCCATGTTTCAATGTATAGGTTAATTTTACAAAGGTGTACAACTCATTTATCCATACAGTAGGTCCATCAACATCTGTTAAAGCAAAAGATCCTACGCAGAACTTATATTGCATATATGATGAGAATAACTACCTCCACATAAATGTTGCGAGGATGTCTTCATTGCTGTCACTGAATAATTAAAACGTTGCTTAAGTTTAACAGACAACGTGTCCGCAATTTCTATCTTGTTCTCTATCTCTTCCTGCCAC
It encodes:
- the LOC112166359 gene encoding uncharacterized protein LOC112166359 isoform X5 gives rise to the protein MVAGHLYVEVLLFAVIVFLFSQKSYKPPKKPLTEKSTPLLTSPPSEGSLTDILVRKPSSSSAPSIVDPKVLLELFSMYREWQEENVKKLSQKQEEIENKIEIADTLSVKLKQRFNYSVTAMKTSSQHLCGVHALQVEIGELKGRLTEVISNCDAVCKRISAEGPESLRSSVKPLVVCTAHQEHQS
- the LOC112166359 gene encoding uncharacterized protein LOC112166359 isoform X4; the protein is MGYGHLYVEVLLFAVIVFLFSQKSYKPPKKPLTEKSTPLLTSPPSEGSLTDILVRKPSSSSAPSIVDPKVLLELFSMYREWQEENVKKLSQKQEEIENKIEIADTLSVKLKQRFNYSVTAMKTSSQHLCGVHALQVEIGELKGRLTEVISNCDAVCKRISAEGPESLRSSVKPLVVCTAHQEHQS